The following nucleotide sequence is from Aneurinibacillus soli.
ACGGATGTGGGGGAGTGAAGTGCTCGTTCTCCCGTTTGGCCGCCGTAAGATGCGCCCGGCTTATATTCAGACGAAAGACATACAAAGACATGGACCGAATCGGAAGCCGATGAGTGAGGAGGGAGGAAAACAGTGAAGCGGCGAGCATTTTTTTTATGGGCAATGTGGCTGATGGTTCTCCCGCTGCTTCAGGGGTGTGGAACATCTTCCGGGGGCTTGGCGGTCCGTGAATTGAACAGGCTGAATGTCGTATTGGCAAGTGGAGTTGACTATGACGAGAAGAAAAAGCAGTTCGTCATTACGATTCAGTCGTTAAAGCCGGCCAAAGAAAAAAATAAACCGTCATCACCAGATGCTGTGTATATCGCAACAGCTTCCGGCAATACCGTTATGGAGGCCGCCCGGAATTTACGTGCTTTTACATCGGGCACATTGATCTGGTTTCATAGCAAAGTCATTGTACTTGGAAAAGATGTGCTGAAGGATAATCACTTGAGAGAGGTAATCGACTTTTTTGCCCGAAATCGGGAGAACAGGTATTCCAGTTGGGTGCTTATCGCACAAAATTCCGCTAAAGAAATTATTACGTCCCAAGCGGGGAGCGAAATTGCCATTTCTGATGAACTGATTGGCATTATCAGTAATCAGGCGGAGTATGCACAGTCAGCCACACTTATGTTCCGGGATATGATGAACAGCTATACAAGTCCATCGCGTACGTTTGTTACAAGTATAGTTCGCAAAACCTCGCAGGGGAAAAAAAGCTTCATTGAAATTCGCGGGGGTGCTGTGGTTAAAAATGGGGTTTACGAGACAGACCTGGCTCCTGAGGAGTTACGTTCTCTACGTTGGATTCGTAAGATTACGGATGTGGAGCCAGGTAGCGTGATTTCGATTCCGCTTCATAAAGAAACAACAGGAGATGAAGCAAAAACCGCTGTTGAGCTACGTATTCAGAAGCGAAAGCCACAGGTCGAG
It contains:
- a CDS encoding Ger(x)C family spore germination protein, with translation MKRRAFFLWAMWLMVLPLLQGCGTSSGGLAVRELNRLNVVLASGVDYDEKKKQFVITIQSLKPAKEKNKPSSPDAVYIATASGNTVMEAARNLRAFTSGTLIWFHSKVIVLGKDVLKDNHLREVIDFFARNRENRYSSWVLIAQNSAKEIITSQAGSEIAISDELIGIISNQAEYAQSATLMFRDMMNSYTSPSRTFVTSIVRKTSQGKKSFIEIRGGAVVKNGVYETDLAPEELRSLRWIRKITDVEPGSVISIPLHKETTGDEAKTAVELRIQKRKPQVEIRNDIPHVSIELQTSATLMESDTEFNLKDPKTQEKLKKELDMFVQQNIQQLLTKMQKEKKTDVFAFDQLVHRQHKEYWRTHKKEWERIYPEIPVTVTIVWNNLRYGMITQLERGGAD